A window from Aliamphritea hakodatensis encodes these proteins:
- a CDS encoding GNAT family N-acetyltransferase, with the protein MNPLSFIKVNSHNVCELSTLKVNWQQQHLIDPNAFWLAEVLADSDSLSFGIYELNVPAGLITVFDPRTLDEEDAHFQPDCLYLYRLMIDSAHQGRQLGTYAVQFSQQLATILGLRGVSLTTMASEEGNALNFYLPLNFSPTGRQLEGETELLWLV; encoded by the coding sequence ATGAATCCCTTATCCTTTATTAAAGTAAACAGTCACAATGTTTGCGAGCTGAGCACATTAAAAGTTAACTGGCAGCAACAGCACCTGATAGACCCCAATGCCTTCTGGCTGGCCGAGGTACTTGCCGACAGCGACAGCCTGTCTTTTGGCATCTATGAACTGAATGTACCTGCGGGGCTGATCACCGTCTTCGATCCGCGCACGCTGGATGAGGAAGATGCTCACTTCCAGCCAGACTGCCTGTATCTATACCGGCTGATGATTGATTCTGCTCATCAGGGCAGGCAGCTGGGCACATATGCCGTTCAGTTCAGCCAGCAACTGGCTACCATTCTGGGATTACGCGGCGTGAGCTTAACAACCATGGCTTCGGAAGAAGGCAATGCGCTCAACTTTTACCTGCCATTAAACTTTTCACCAACCGGCCGTCAGTTGGAGGGCGAAACCGAACTGCTCTGGCTGGTTTAA
- a CDS encoding tetratricopeptide repeat protein: protein MRTFTRLYRKIFKGGVCALLILGVAVLTGCAGNQQKSSAMTEEQSELYDGKPILAYLAAKQAKTPEEAVQRARSAMAENNLDKALYEYIRAYELDGKHTRALLEIGNIHYLRKNYKTAYVAFQKALSIDETLVSAHQGTGLILLREKQHSAAQEAFQKAVNYQQALTAEQDAAGENATVIRRTAGLALESYNGLGIIYDMQGKLDEAREHYHAGLKISGNSKVILNNLGYSHYMSAQWPEAEMYFSKALQTDNLYQPAWKNLGLVYARQERYLEALEALEQVMDTAQAYNDIGYICLLSKRYVEAADFFQKAITENPRYYKVAQQNLVKVKRLLKSGLTQNQEI from the coding sequence ATGCGTACTTTTACCAGGCTGTACCGGAAGATCTTTAAGGGTGGTGTCTGTGCACTGCTGATACTTGGTGTTGCTGTGCTTACAGGCTGTGCTGGCAATCAGCAAAAGTCATCGGCAATGACCGAAGAGCAATCCGAATTATATGACGGCAAACCGATACTCGCGTATCTGGCTGCCAAACAGGCCAAAACGCCGGAAGAGGCGGTTCAGCGCGCCCGCAGTGCCATGGCGGAAAACAACCTTGATAAAGCGCTGTATGAATATATCCGGGCATATGAGCTGGATGGTAAACATACCCGGGCGTTGCTGGAAATCGGCAATATTCATTACCTGCGAAAGAACTATAAAACAGCCTATGTGGCCTTTCAGAAAGCACTCTCCATTGATGAAACTCTGGTTTCAGCCCATCAGGGAACCGGACTTATTCTGTTAAGGGAGAAGCAACACAGTGCAGCGCAGGAAGCCTTTCAAAAGGCGGTGAACTACCAGCAGGCATTAACCGCTGAACAGGACGCTGCCGGTGAGAATGCAACGGTTATTCGCCGCACTGCTGGTCTGGCACTGGAGTCTTATAATGGCCTTGGCATCATTTACGATATGCAGGGTAAGCTGGATGAAGCTCGTGAGCATTATCATGCGGGGCTTAAAATCTCCGGTAACAGTAAGGTAATACTGAATAACCTGGGGTATTCACACTATATGTCCGCCCAGTGGCCGGAAGCCGAAATGTATTTCAGTAAGGCATTGCAGACGGATAACCTGTATCAGCCGGCATGGAAAAACCTCGGTTTGGTATATGCCCGTCAGGAACGTTACCTTGAAGCGCTGGAAGCGCTTGAGCAGGTCATGGATACCGCACAGGCATATAACGACATTGGTTACATCTGTCTGTTATCGAAGCGCTATGTTGAAGCGGCAGATTTCTTTCAGAAAGCCATTACAGAGAATCCACGTTATTACAAAGTTGCACAGCAGAATCTGGTAAAAGTAAAACGTCTGCTGAAAAGCGGGCTGACACAAAATCAGGAAATCTGA
- a CDS encoding type II secretion system F family protein, with the protein MDYLYGIINSTLENATDARLVFLLLTGLAVLVVCLGIGFMVMGLSDPLRLKMMMLRKQAHGNAGNSANDRLMAKSSRTSLSESIAPKEGWQDSKTQVRLTNAGFRNSSAVADYYAIRFLLILLLPTIALGVTQFMPEMDANKIASVLVFALLMGIILPSYVLDKLIARRQRALRNAFPDALDMLVVCVEAGLGLQMALQRVADEIHVSHPVLADELHQVNNETRVGIDRIQALRNMAIRTGLEDIRGLVASLDQSVRFGTSIADTLRVYSDEFRDKRLQRAEELAAKIATKMIFPLTFCLWPSFFLVMVGPAVLGVLAVLATR; encoded by the coding sequence ATGGATTATTTATATGGGATTATTAACAGCACGCTTGAGAACGCAACGGATGCACGGTTAGTGTTTCTTCTGCTTACCGGGTTAGCCGTGCTGGTTGTTTGTCTGGGGATCGGATTTATGGTGATGGGCCTATCGGACCCGTTACGCCTGAAAATGATGATGTTGCGTAAACAGGCCCACGGCAATGCAGGTAATTCTGCAAACGACCGGCTGATGGCAAAATCCTCGCGGACATCACTGTCAGAATCCATTGCGCCGAAAGAAGGTTGGCAGGATTCTAAAACACAGGTACGTCTGACCAATGCGGGATTCAGAAACTCCAGTGCCGTTGCTGACTACTATGCGATTCGTTTTTTACTCATACTGCTGCTGCCTACCATTGCGTTAGGGGTGACCCAGTTTATGCCGGAAATGGATGCCAATAAGATTGCCTCAGTACTGGTATTTGCCTTACTGATGGGCATTATTTTGCCCAGTTATGTTCTGGATAAACTGATTGCCCGGCGTCAGCGGGCATTGCGTAATGCCTTCCCGGATGCATTGGATATGCTGGTGGTCTGTGTTGAGGCAGGTCTGGGGTTACAGATGGCGTTACAGCGGGTGGCAGATGAAATTCATGTCAGCCATCCGGTGCTGGCAGACGAACTGCATCAGGTGAACAATGAAACCCGGGTCGGGATCGACCGGATCCAGGCGCTTCGTAATATGGCTATCCGGACGGGGCTTGAAGATATCCGCGGTCTGGTGGCATCACTGGATCAGAGTGTCCGGTTTGGTACCAGTATCGCCGATACACTCCGGGTCTATTCGGATGAGTTTCGGGATAAACGCCTGCAGCGGGCAGAAGAATTGGCTGCAAAAATTGCGACCAAGATGATTTTTCCGCTGACATTTTGCCTCTGGCCATCGTTCTTTTTAGTGATGGTCGGACCGGCTGTTCTGGGTGTTCTGGCTGTTTTAGCTACAAGATAA
- a CDS encoding type II secretion system F family protein, with protein sequence MPEQFMIFGGMVFAAVFFLMMGLTIPVFGESQKARKNLQKRVLELSADTDANTITLLLRKKYLRSLSPVERWLESLPGMESLADTLEKADLKYRAYQVVCGVILLTGLGAAAGWVVTRNIWVALAVGCICFVIPVFRIISAKHKRIAIFEEQLPDAIDIMKRAIRAGHPFSESLHLVAEEMEGPVGQEFRVTFADLNYGNDLRRAMLGLLHRVPSIPVMALVSSILIQKETGGDLTEILERIGKVIRERFKFQRRVKTLSAEGRLSAWILALVPFVLVVVVSWTSPDYLPLLLDDPMGIKLIVVAFVGMVVGVYWINRVLRIEV encoded by the coding sequence ATGCCTGAACAATTTATGATTTTTGGCGGCATGGTGTTTGCTGCGGTGTTTTTTCTGATGATGGGGCTGACAATCCCTGTTTTTGGCGAAAGTCAGAAAGCCAGGAAAAATCTTCAGAAAAGAGTTCTGGAATTATCCGCAGATACCGATGCCAATACAATTACGCTGTTACTGAGGAAAAAATACCTGCGCTCGCTGTCTCCGGTTGAGCGCTGGCTGGAATCCCTTCCCGGGATGGAAAGCCTGGCGGATACGCTGGAAAAGGCCGATTTAAAGTACCGTGCTTATCAGGTTGTGTGTGGAGTTATACTGCTGACGGGGCTGGGCGCCGCGGCGGGCTGGGTGGTGACCCGTAATATCTGGGTTGCACTGGCGGTGGGCTGTATCTGCTTTGTTATACCTGTATTCAGAATTATCAGCGCGAAGCATAAACGTATCGCTATCTTTGAAGAACAGCTTCCCGATGCCATTGATATTATGAAGCGTGCTATCCGGGCCGGTCATCCGTTCTCAGAATCACTGCATCTGGTCGCAGAAGAGATGGAGGGCCCCGTGGGGCAGGAGTTCCGGGTTACTTTTGCAGACCTCAATTACGGGAATGATTTACGCAGAGCAATGTTAGGGCTGCTTCACCGGGTGCCAAGTATTCCGGTGATGGCGCTGGTGTCATCGATTCTGATTCAAAAGGAAACAGGTGGTGATCTGACCGAAATTCTTGAGCGGATTGGTAAGGTTATCCGGGAACGGTTTAAGTTCCAGCGACGGGTAAAAACCCTGTCAGCGGAAGGCCGGCTATCCGCCTGGATTCTGGCGCTGGTGCCCTTTGTACTGGTGGTGGTGGTGTCCTGGACCAGCCCTGATTATCTGCCTTTGCTGTTAGATGATCCGATGGGCATCAAGCTGATTGTCGTTGCCTTTGTTGGCATGGTGGTCGGTGTCTACTGGATTAACCGCGTATTGCGGATAGAAGTGTAG
- a CDS encoding CpaF family protein codes for MQFDEMNGVNNTQEGQAEAAIQSHSFSNTTKLEKEWKNRVYEQLLKVMDLSLIDNLEPADAREQIRDICQQLIQQESIPCNQATRIQIIKQIEDEIMGLGPLEPLLADASISDILVNGPQSVFVERGGKLEPTDIRFNNDQHLLNIIDRIVSTVGRRIDESSPMVDARLKDGSRVNAIIPPLALDGPSMSIRRFAIERLDMQGLVELGSMPEELVPVFEGIVKARLNVLISGGTGSGKTTLLNILSGYIPKDERIVTIEDSAELQLQQPHTVRLETRPPNVEGKGEVSQRELVRNSLRMRPDRIVIGEVRGGEALDMLQAMNTGHDGSLTTVHANTPRDALSRIENMVSMSGVNFPAKTLRAQIASAINIVVQIARMEDGQRRMVSLQEINGMEGDIITMTELFKFERQGIDENGRVKGRYTATGIIPAFFDHLKKRGIELHYRLFDEF; via the coding sequence ATGCAATTTGATGAAATGAACGGCGTTAATAATACCCAGGAAGGTCAGGCTGAGGCAGCGATTCAGAGCCATAGTTTTTCAAATACGACCAAACTGGAAAAAGAGTGGAAGAACCGGGTATACGAACAACTGCTGAAGGTCATGGATCTGTCCCTGATTGACAACCTGGAACCGGCGGATGCCCGCGAACAGATCCGTGACATTTGTCAGCAACTGATCCAGCAGGAATCGATTCCCTGTAACCAGGCGACCCGCATCCAGATCATTAAACAGATCGAAGACGAGATCATGGGGCTGGGGCCTCTGGAGCCTTTACTGGCTGATGCGAGCATCTCCGACATCTTAGTGAATGGGCCACAAAGTGTCTTTGTGGAACGGGGCGGTAAGCTGGAGCCTACCGACATTCGTTTCAATAATGATCAGCACTTGCTGAATATTATTGACCGGATTGTATCGACAGTGGGACGCCGGATTGATGAGTCTTCACCTATGGTGGATGCCCGTCTGAAAGACGGATCCCGGGTAAATGCCATCATTCCGCCACTGGCGCTGGATGGCCCGAGTATGTCTATCCGTCGCTTTGCGATAGAGCGTTTAGACATGCAGGGGCTGGTTGAACTGGGATCGATGCCGGAAGAGTTGGTACCGGTATTTGAAGGGATCGTCAAAGCCCGGCTCAACGTCCTGATTTCCGGAGGTACCGGTTCAGGTAAGACGACCTTGCTGAATATTCTCTCCGGTTATATTCCTAAAGATGAACGCATTGTCACCATTGAGGACTCGGCGGAATTACAGCTGCAGCAACCCCATACGGTTCGTCTGGAAACCCGGCCACCCAATGTGGAAGGCAAGGGGGAAGTCAGTCAGCGGGAGTTGGTCCGTAACAGCTTACGGATGCGCCCGGACCGGATCGTGATCGGTGAGGTACGGGGCGGTGAAGCACTGGATATGTTGCAGGCGATGAATACCGGCCACGATGGTTCACTGACAACGGTTCACGCCAATACACCGAGGGACGCACTGTCCCGGATCGAGAACATGGTTTCGATGAGTGGTGTGAATTTCCCTGCAAAAACGCTTCGCGCTCAGATTGCTTCAGCCATCAACATTGTGGTGCAGATTGCGCGGATGGAAGACGGTCAGCGGCGAATGGTCAGCCTGCAGGAAATCAACGGCATGGAAGGTGACATTATTACCATGACCGAACTGTTTAAATTTGAACGTCAGGGCATTGATGAAAATGGTCGGGTCAAAGGACGCTACACCGCGACCGGCATTATCCCTGCTTTCTTTGATCATCTTAAAAAACGCGGTATTGAGCTCCATTACCGGTTATTTGATGAATTTTAA
- a CDS encoding AAA family ATPase → MKPNNSSLINRSARQFSILISGRDSLMLEYLKNHLKSVSNNLKLESRLAINGTVDPLDNLESKPDLLILHLSDMWREELQALTLNTSQQRPQLLIIGNSEQPEMMRLAMQAGARDFLTEPVNTEELTSTIQRIEIEKHEAEHAENGALTAVINAKGGSGATVLACNLAHMMQVLSEEDVLLMDMDTQFGALAQYLNMKPENGVIEALRVVDELDVTALNAYLLRHESGLRIMGATLHELCLPSQIPEARIRMLLDILLKNCSQLVVDVPRVIDQTTAAVLTQASQVVVVVQQDYINIKDAAHLMRLLQQEMGLMDHQIIVAVNRMQKNAQISIDDIQKALNAKHIVTITNDYKNVLESLNKGEPLYKVARRAAITRSIQSLQEKLIHGFPDQQKGFLARMFSTMTGA, encoded by the coding sequence ATGAAACCCAATAATAGCTCACTCATAAATCGCTCAGCCCGCCAGTTCAGTATTTTAATTTCTGGCAGAGATTCGCTGATGCTGGAGTATCTGAAAAATCATCTTAAGAGCGTGAGCAATAACCTGAAACTGGAATCCAGACTGGCTATCAATGGCACAGTGGATCCGCTTGATAACCTGGAGAGTAAGCCGGATCTGCTGATTCTGCATTTAAGTGATATGTGGCGTGAAGAGTTACAGGCGTTGACCCTGAATACCTCTCAGCAACGGCCGCAATTACTGATTATCGGCAATTCAGAGCAGCCTGAAATGATGCGTCTGGCGATGCAGGCCGGTGCCCGGGATTTTCTGACTGAGCCGGTGAATACCGAAGAGCTGACATCGACAATACAACGGATCGAAATTGAAAAACATGAAGCAGAACATGCTGAAAACGGCGCGCTGACAGCGGTTATCAATGCCAAAGGGGGATCCGGTGCAACGGTACTGGCCTGTAATCTGGCGCACATGATGCAGGTGCTCAGTGAAGAAGATGTCCTGCTCATGGATATGGACACTCAGTTTGGTGCACTGGCTCAGTACCTGAATATGAAACCTGAAAACGGTGTGATTGAAGCATTAAGGGTTGTTGATGAGCTGGATGTTACCGCGCTGAATGCTTACCTGCTGCGCCATGAAAGTGGCCTGCGAATAATGGGGGCAACACTGCATGAACTTTGCCTCCCCAGCCAGATTCCTGAAGCACGGATTCGTATGCTGCTGGATATCCTGCTGAAAAACTGTTCTCAGCTGGTGGTGGATGTCCCAAGGGTGATTGATCAGACAACCGCAGCGGTACTGACCCAGGCGTCACAGGTCGTGGTGGTTGTGCAGCAGGACTATATCAACATTAAAGATGCCGCCCATCTGATGAGGCTGTTACAGCAGGAAATGGGGCTGATGGATCATCAGATCATTGTTGCCGTCAACCGCATGCAAAAAAATGCTCAGATCAGTATTGATGATATTCAGAAAGCGCTGAACGCTAAGCATATCGTCACGATTACCAATGATTATAAAAATGTACTCGAGAGCCTGAATAAAGGCGAACCTCTGTACAAAGTTGCCCGCCGGGCGGCCATTACCCGCTCAATACAGTCGCTGCAGGAGAAACTGATTCATGGTTTCCCTGATCAGCAGAAAGGATTTCTGGCGCGTATGTTTTCAACTATGACCGGAGCATAA
- a CDS encoding TadE/TadG family type IV pilus assembly protein: MNNLKTCRQAGLVTVEFAIIGSVFIIVLFAIIEMGRFLYTWNVLDEVTRRAARLAAVCPMAQEDNVRQNAAINAPGVASLNSTHVSIEYLDASQVATNILEEVRYVRTSIQDYPYQMLIPLLPLAPFNASAFTTTLPSESLGITTPGSWTVDCTGA; the protein is encoded by the coding sequence ATGAACAATCTGAAAACCTGTAGACAGGCCGGTTTGGTGACCGTCGAGTTTGCGATTATCGGTTCGGTGTTCATCATAGTTCTGTTTGCCATTATAGAAATGGGCCGTTTTTTATATACCTGGAATGTGCTCGATGAAGTAACCCGCCGGGCAGCACGTCTGGCAGCGGTATGCCCGATGGCGCAGGAAGATAATGTACGTCAGAACGCTGCGATTAATGCACCGGGAGTGGCATCACTGAACAGCACTCATGTGAGTATTGAATACCTGGATGCCAGTCAGGTTGCCACCAACATACTTGAAGAAGTGAGATATGTGCGTACCAGCATTCAGGATTACCCGTACCAGATGCTGATACCTCTCCTGCCACTGGCCCCTTTTAATGCCTCAGCATTTACTACAACCCTGCCCAGCGAGAGTCTCGGAATTACAACCCCGGGCAGCTGGACTGTTGACTGTACGGGGGCCTGA
- a CDS encoding TadE/TadG family type IV pilus assembly protein has product MNTCFSRRSFARSRRQQGIAAVEFTIALPLLLLLMFTSVEVGRFLYQYNTLTKAVEGGARYLASQVRAVDTPAQLVTVKTNAENLVRYGALTVAADSKPLLPGPNVVTVVTDTAAVGANPITVSATYLYDPIIFPLSIWQGIDLEVPITAAVGMPVL; this is encoded by the coding sequence ATGAATACCTGTTTCTCGCGTCGTTCCTTCGCCCGGAGCCGGCGGCAGCAAGGCATTGCTGCGGTCGAGTTTACAATCGCTCTGCCACTGTTACTCCTGCTAATGTTTACTTCGGTAGAAGTCGGGCGCTTTTTATACCAGTACAACACCCTGACCAAAGCGGTTGAGGGTGGGGCACGCTATCTTGCCAGTCAGGTGCGGGCGGTTGATACCCCTGCCCAGTTGGTAACCGTTAAAACCAATGCTGAAAATCTTGTCCGTTATGGCGCTCTCACGGTTGCCGCTGACAGCAAACCGCTGTTACCTGGCCCGAATGTCGTAACGGTTGTAACAGATACAGCTGCTGTCGGAGCAAATCCGATCACAGTATCGGCGACTTATTTGTATGACCCGATAATTTTTCCACTATCTATCTGGCAGGGTATTGATCTGGAAGTACCCATTACCGCTGCCGTAGGAATGCCTGTGCTCTGA
- a CDS encoding TadE/TadG family type IV pilus assembly protein: MNTCSKHRTRARSAVTGAKQQRGIVTVVVAVGLIALVAMVGLALDTGHLLLNKTRLQNAVDAAALSGARTLQLSVSAAPMDDARAAAIATFNANLSDELTSHAPVPTVTFSEDLTPGSFVAATAGEPNYIKVATPLVPLTSYLVQVVGVDDKPVGATAVAGFGSGASVCDLIPVMVCKGTQDPDTPTGFSEFDFSAGLSAPFDPATDTVTLKTGSGSGPDTDVGTGSFHLIDIPGLQGANDIRYAFAESSNCGDEGQEFEIDLAPGNKVGPTVQGINTRFGLYSGPLNGNSSDYPPDYANDTSHTPDCIGMDPDGLGSDPDNGTGPNACLDPRNYANYYNSPSSNIQPEDPRYQRRMVKVPVGACDGSATGNDTVETLGFGCFLLTDPATQQGGANSDSGSLRGVFMHECTPPATGVTQGSGVTTIFLFKNPDGEES; this comes from the coding sequence ATGAATACCTGTAGCAAACACAGAACCCGTGCCCGGTCAGCGGTCACCGGCGCAAAGCAACAGCGGGGCATCGTGACCGTTGTTGTGGCTGTAGGTTTAATTGCGCTGGTTGCTATGGTGGGTTTGGCACTGGATACAGGACATCTGTTATTGAATAAGACCCGCTTGCAGAATGCCGTTGATGCGGCAGCACTGAGTGGAGCAAGAACGTTACAGTTGTCTGTCAGCGCGGCGCCAATGGATGATGCCCGGGCGGCTGCAATTGCAACCTTTAACGCCAACCTTTCTGATGAACTGACGTCTCATGCACCGGTACCGACGGTGACGTTTTCTGAAGATTTAACGCCCGGCTCCTTTGTGGCTGCAACTGCGGGTGAGCCTAACTATATTAAGGTTGCGACGCCTTTGGTGCCACTGACCAGCTATCTGGTGCAGGTCGTTGGAGTTGACGACAAACCTGTCGGTGCAACGGCGGTTGCAGGCTTTGGCAGCGGTGCCAGCGTCTGTGATCTGATTCCGGTCATGGTCTGTAAAGGGACTCAGGATCCGGATACCCCTACCGGCTTCAGTGAATTTGATTTTTCTGCCGGCCTGAGTGCACCGTTTGATCCTGCAACTGATACGGTAACCCTGAAAACCGGTTCCGGTTCCGGTCCGGATACGGATGTCGGTACCGGCAGCTTTCATTTAATTGATATTCCCGGATTACAGGGTGCAAATGATATCCGCTATGCCTTTGCAGAGTCCTCAAACTGTGGGGATGAGGGGCAGGAATTTGAGATTGATCTGGCGCCGGGTAACAAGGTGGGACCCACCGTGCAGGGCATTAACACCCGGTTTGGCCTGTATTCCGGTCCGTTAAACGGTAATTCTTCGGACTATCCACCAGATTACGCAAATGATACATCCCATACACCGGACTGCATCGGAATGGATCCGGACGGTCTGGGCTCAGATCCGGATAACGGCACCGGCCCGAATGCCTGCCTGGACCCGCGTAACTATGCCAATTATTACAATTCACCCAGCAGCAATATACAGCCGGAAGATCCCCGTTATCAGCGTCGCATGGTTAAGGTACCAGTTGGTGCCTGTGATGGCTCTGCAACCGGTAATGATACGGTTGAAACACTGGGCTTTGGTTGCTTTTTACTGACTGATCCAGCCACTCAGCAAGGTGGTGCTAATTCTGACAGCGGTTCGCTACGGGGGGTATTCATGCATGAATGTACTCCGCCGGCAACCGGTGTCACCCAGGGCAGTGGTGTCACAACTATCTTCCTGTTTAAAAACCCCGACGGAGAAGAGTCATGA
- a CDS encoding type II and III secretion system protein family protein has product MKYSIQYPVKLVTALIVLMFLFSASSVVAQETARSTTLKTFDELTDHSRQVETIWVPLYKSHILRINKPVKKISIGNPDIADILIMQSGQLYVLGRGLGTTNVLLWDGKNKLISAFDIEVTHDLDTLKAKLYELLPEENIEVHSSQGAIVLNGEVSSLTRMNTAVEIAKSFTVPTKDDSEDNSISSVVNLMGVGGAQQVMLKVTVAEVSRRVARRLGIKFNAVNSGSNFQFGAVSGGATFPDAVFTDLAAGASGARTPVFTDGGIFGPVIDEFAPSDLAIADKGLFASYIGGDYLFSMALDAAKEDGSAKILAEPTLTTLTGQEASFLSGGEFPIPVPNEDGITIDFKEFGIGLKFLPVVLDSQRINMKLNISVSELTSTASVSATPGNTNASFFVPALTKRSASSTVELADGQTIGIAGLLNENMREVVNKFPGLGDIPVLGHLFRSQEFEKGETELVILVTPQLAKPLNTDEIALPTDNFVEPSDFEFYILGKNLGDPEEQSESSQQVASASDSAQLNEAIADNEDDKKPVPATSFAVPPLPKINSNSGGMENNYGHSIN; this is encoded by the coding sequence ATGAAATATTCAATACAATATCCCGTTAAGCTTGTTACGGCTCTGATTGTCTTGATGTTCTTGTTTTCCGCCAGTTCAGTCGTCGCGCAGGAAACAGCACGCAGTACAACATTAAAGACGTTTGATGAGCTAACTGACCATAGCCGTCAGGTGGAAACCATTTGGGTGCCGCTTTATAAATCGCATATTCTGCGGATTAATAAGCCAGTTAAAAAGATCTCCATCGGTAATCCGGATATTGCCGATATCCTGATTATGCAGTCCGGCCAGTTATATGTACTGGGCCGGGGGCTGGGCACGACGAACGTACTCCTGTGGGATGGCAAGAATAAGCTGATCAGCGCGTTCGATATTGAGGTTACCCACGACCTGGATACCCTTAAAGCCAAGCTGTACGAGCTGCTGCCTGAAGAGAATATAGAAGTGCATTCTTCCCAGGGGGCTATTGTATTAAACGGTGAAGTCAGCAGCCTGACGCGAATGAACACCGCGGTTGAAATTGCTAAAAGTTTTACCGTCCCCACCAAAGATGATTCTGAAGATAATTCCATCTCCAGTGTGGTCAACCTGATGGGCGTCGGTGGCGCACAGCAGGTCATGCTGAAAGTAACCGTCGCTGAGGTTTCCCGCCGGGTGGCCCGCCGTCTGGGCATTAAGTTCAACGCGGTCAATTCGGGCAGCAATTTTCAGTTTGGTGCTGTCAGTGGTGGTGCGACCTTTCCTGATGCAGTATTTACTGACCTGGCGGCCGGAGCCTCCGGTGCCCGTACCCCGGTATTTACCGATGGTGGCATATTCGGTCCGGTAATTGATGAGTTTGCACCGAGTGACCTGGCTATTGCCGATAAAGGTTTGTTTGCCAGCTATATCGGTGGGGATTACCTGTTTAGCATGGCGCTGGATGCGGCTAAAGAAGATGGTTCTGCAAAAATTCTGGCTGAACCAACCCTGACAACCCTGACTGGCCAGGAAGCCTCTTTCTTATCCGGTGGCGAGTTTCCGATTCCTGTTCCGAACGAGGATGGGATTACGATCGACTTTAAAGAATTTGGTATCGGTCTGAAATTCTTACCCGTCGTGCTGGATTCCCAGCGAATCAACATGAAACTGAATATCAGCGTCAGTGAGCTGACCTCAACTGCCAGTGTCTCTGCTACACCGGGTAACACCAATGCCAGTTTCTTTGTGCCGGCCCTGACCAAGCGTTCTGCAAGCTCTACCGTTGAGCTGGCTGATGGTCAGACTATCGGTATTGCCGGTCTGCTGAATGAGAACATGCGTGAGGTCGTCAATAAATTTCCTGGTCTGGGTGATATTCCGGTACTGGGTCATCTGTTCCGCAGTCAGGAATTTGAAAAGGGTGAAACCGAGCTGGTTATTCTGGTAACGCCACAGCTGGCGAAGCCTCTGAATACCGATGAGATCGCCTTACCGACAGACAACTTTGTCGAGCCTTCCGACTTTGAATTCTACATTCTGGGTAAGAACCTGGGGGATCCTGAAGAGCAGTCTGAATCGTCTCAACAGGTTGCATCAGCGTCGGACAGTGCGCAGCTCAATGAAGCAATTGCGGATAACGAAGACGATAAAAAACCGGTACCGGCGACCAGCTTTGCGGTACCGCCTCTGCCTAAGATCAACAGTAACTCCGGCGGCATGGAAAATAATTACGGTCATTCGATTAACTAG